In Phormidium yuhuli AB48, one genomic interval encodes:
- a CDS encoding DUF4912 domain-containing protein, translating into MSQERPPLEEMTLRQLRRVASECGISRYSRMRKSQLLSAIQAVLPEKINPTTASPTTTSPKTASLSSPSRQLEAQEEVEAAKFELGQDDRTGGELASVDEGLADLPEGYGESRIVLMPRDPQWAYCYWDITNEQKEELRRQGGQQLALRVYDATDIDLNYQPPHSIQEYPCDELAREWYLPIPVSDRDYAVEIGYRCADGRWLVLARSLTVHTPPVYPSDWIEDIFVTVNWDEPLVGKTVATLVPPSKKPVPSEADERNPLYEEIFGMAKSAEAQRVAGSIFGSMHQVPEQAVSSFVFPSGVGMWAVPTMSGLTMSGVGMSGVGMGASMPPIRPRQFWLVADAELIVYGATEPDATVTIGGRPIKLNSDGTFRFQMSFQDGLIDYPIKAVAVDGEQTRSVHMKFERETPSRNTNTKEEAVPEWLHS; encoded by the coding sequence TAGCCGAATGCGGAAGTCTCAACTGCTTTCCGCCATTCAAGCGGTCTTGCCCGAAAAAATTAATCCCACAACCGCAAGTCCCACAACGACAAGTCCCAAAACAGCCAGTCTGAGTAGTCCATCACGTCAATTGGAGGCACAGGAAGAAGTGGAAGCAGCAAAGTTTGAACTCGGCCAAGACGATCGCACCGGCGGTGAACTCGCCTCAGTCGATGAAGGATTAGCCGATTTACCTGAAGGTTATGGTGAAAGCCGGATTGTCTTGATGCCTCGGGACCCCCAATGGGCCTATTGCTATTGGGACATCACCAATGAGCAGAAAGAAGAGTTACGTCGTCAAGGGGGACAGCAACTGGCCCTGCGAGTGTACGACGCGACGGACATTGATCTGAATTATCAACCGCCTCACAGCATCCAGGAATATCCTTGTGATGAACTGGCCCGGGAATGGTACTTACCAATTCCCGTCAGCGATCGCGACTATGCCGTCGAAATCGGCTATCGTTGTGCCGATGGTCGTTGGCTGGTGTTGGCCCGCTCCCTCACGGTTCACACTCCCCCTGTCTATCCTTCTGACTGGATTGAAGATATTTTCGTCACCGTCAACTGGGATGAACCTCTAGTCGGAAAAACTGTGGCGACTCTGGTTCCCCCCAGCAAAAAACCGGTTCCCAGCGAAGCGGACGAGCGCAATCCCCTCTACGAAGAAATCTTCGGGATGGCCAAATCCGCCGAAGCACAACGGGTGGCAGGTTCTATCTTTGGGTCGATGCACCAAGTCCCCGAACAAGCGGTCAGTTCCTTTGTCTTCCCCTCTGGTGTGGGAATGTGGGCTGTTCCTACCATGTCCGGTTTGACCATGTCCGGCGTGGGCATGTCCGGTGTGGGCATGGGGGCCTCAATGCCGCCGATTCGTCCTCGCCAATTCTGGTTGGTGGCTGATGCGGAATTGATTGTCTATGGGGCCACGGAACCCGATGCCACGGTCACCATTGGCGGCCGTCCTATCAAACTCAATTCTGATGGCACCTTCCGCTTCCAGATGTCCTTCCAGGATGGTCTGATTGACTATCCCATCAAAGCGGTGGCGGTTGATGGGGAACAAACCCGCTCGGTTCACATGAAGTTTGAGCGTGAAACTCCCTCCCGTAATACCAACACCAAGGAAGAAGCTGTCCCTGAGTGGTTACACTCTTAG
- a CDS encoding ArnT family glycosyltransferase has product MALNRLQPVSLSWLDPLILLGAIALFFLGLGDFPLYEPHEGHFAGVAREMMLRGDWLTPHLNGAPYLNKPPLLYWAIALSYSTFGINEFAARLPLALGGIWGVFMVWQWGRDLGSAATGRVAALMLASACGWFIFSHQLLIDLLLSSLLMTAYYCLWKLVLFPRNWLYGLGFWGLLGLIVLAKGPFMLVFPVIALLVMSLIYSPGRIWQGLTPSLGIPLFLLLIVPWAIAIERANPGFWQYFIANENLERLADRRYPPDYAVSQISALGYLGMTLVWALPWSLVLPQTLVHTWVSLQQSRQEQASGLMLLAMTALLPVLLFLPISSRLIYYSLPSLPPLILLTALWWTGGQARRGVAMAGGRTLAAVTLMAAGVAVVLARWQLLDQLEVDLGQMEFLAWPIALSFGIGALLAGGLLLRRQPLPGWLTLVLGMAIAYYFIIQGFSAFAEIRSSQPLISQAEAELPESTLWVFEGSRELGAAGAMSFYLNPDGERFPEFPTLDDGWVWGQGDRAYRIVYVLSDAGESRSLPIFPGPSPRYQISDAELQAFWQSDRPVVFVTDFLRDPNDPNDPLTRNLPDNAGDPLLVIGPRYLYGNPAAR; this is encoded by the coding sequence GTGGCCTTGAATCGACTTCAACCGGTTAGCCTCAGTTGGCTCGATCCGCTGATTCTGCTGGGGGCGATCGCCCTATTCTTCCTGGGGTTAGGAGATTTCCCCCTCTACGAACCTCACGAGGGCCATTTTGCCGGAGTTGCCCGAGAAATGATGTTACGGGGAGATTGGCTCACCCCCCATCTCAATGGCGCTCCCTATCTCAATAAGCCCCCCCTGCTCTACTGGGCGATCGCCCTCAGTTATAGCACGTTTGGCATTAATGAGTTTGCCGCCCGCTTGCCGTTGGCCCTAGGGGGAATCTGGGGCGTGTTTATGGTCTGGCAATGGGGGCGAGACCTCGGCTCAGCGGCCACCGGGCGCGTGGCAGCATTGATGTTAGCCAGTGCCTGTGGTTGGTTTATCTTTAGCCACCAATTGCTGATTGATTTACTCCTGTCGTCCCTGTTGATGACGGCCTACTATTGTCTCTGGAAACTGGTCCTCTTCCCGAGAAATTGGCTGTATGGATTGGGCTTTTGGGGTCTATTGGGCCTGATTGTCTTGGCCAAGGGGCCATTTATGCTGGTCTTCCCAGTCATTGCCCTGCTGGTGATGAGCTTAATCTACTCCCCGGGACGTATCTGGCAAGGACTGACCCCCAGCCTTGGCATTCCCCTCTTCCTGCTGTTGATTGTCCCTTGGGCGATCGCCATTGAACGAGCGAATCCGGGATTTTGGCAGTATTTTATCGCCAACGAGAACCTAGAGCGTTTAGCCGATCGCCGCTATCCCCCAGACTACGCTGTCTCCCAAATTAGCGCCCTGGGCTATCTTGGCATGACCCTAGTTTGGGCCCTACCCTGGTCCCTGGTTCTACCCCAAACCCTCGTTCATACTTGGGTTAGTCTGCAACAGTCTCGCCAGGAACAGGCCAGTGGACTGATGCTGTTGGCCATGACCGCCCTCCTCCCCGTTCTCCTGTTTCTCCCCATCTCCTCCCGCCTGATTTACTACAGTTTGCCCAGTCTGCCACCGCTCATCCTGCTAACGGCCCTCTGGTGGACTGGCGGCCAGGCCCGTCGAGGGGTGGCCATGGCTGGGGGACGCACCCTGGCCGCCGTGACCCTGATGGCGGCTGGGGTAGCCGTTGTTCTGGCTCGCTGGCAACTTTTAGATCAGCTTGAGGTGGACTTAGGTCAAATGGAGTTCCTAGCCTGGCCCATTGCCCTCAGTTTTGGCATTGGGGCCCTCTTGGCGGGGGGTCTGTTACTGCGACGACAGCCTCTTCCCGGTTGGCTCACCTTAGTTCTGGGAATGGCGATCGCCTATTATTTCATCATCCAAGGCTTTAGCGCCTTTGCCGAAATTCGCTCCTCCCAACCCCTCATCAGCCAAGCCGAAGCCGAACTACCCGAGTCAACCCTTTGGGTGTTTGAAGGCTCTCGGGAACTGGGGGCCGCCGGGGCCATGAGTTTTTATCTCAATCCTGACGGGGAGCGATTCCCCGAATTTCCCACCCTGGATGATGGTTGGGTGTGGGGCCAGGGCGATCGCGCCTATCGTATTGTCTATGTTCTCAGCGATGCCGGCGAGTCTCGCAGCTTGCCAATTTTTCCCGGCCCCAGCCCTCGCTATCAGATTTCAGACGCAGAATTACAAGCCTTTTGGCAGAGCGATCGCCCCGTCGTCTTTGTCACTGACTTTCTGCGGGATCCAAATGATCCCAACGATCCCCTAACACGCAATCTCCCCGACAATGCCGGCGACCCCCTACTGGTGATTGGCCCCAGATATCTCTATGGCAACCCCGCCGCCCGATGA
- a CDS encoding peptidoglycan-binding protein, which produces MPVARRPLLRPGDGIDSQEFVEPVQLLQRIMIKLRLLPISQPINGRFDSALEKAVKIFQMENNLQMTGIVGPETWAVIDRKLGITPSPSPTPSPSPAPSPSPQPVQRYPVLQRGDGIQHPDLADAVKTLQELLVKARIFPANEVVDGKFGPNTEDGVRRFQSLNNLLVDGVVGRETWSTLVNGPVEVFEPERQGGLSQFDVPRIIASIPYPDIRAYARDSVPLILQSCLDYGVTDLGQIAYVLATAEHESHLGKWMTELASGWAYEWRSDLGNIYAGDGPRYKGRGFVQITGRANYRYWSGRLGIDLIGNPELAANQDIAADLLVLGMRDGSYTGHSLNDHILGSRQNFVSARRIVNWLDRAEHIAAIAREFLRALR; this is translated from the coding sequence ATGCCTGTTGCAAGACGTCCTTTGCTACGCCCCGGAGATGGCATTGATTCCCAGGAGTTTGTTGAACCGGTACAGCTCCTGCAACGGATTATGATTAAACTCAGGCTGTTGCCCATCAGTCAGCCGATCAATGGTCGTTTTGACTCGGCTCTAGAAAAGGCAGTCAAAATCTTCCAGATGGAGAATAATTTGCAGATGACGGGAATTGTCGGACCTGAAACCTGGGCCGTCATCGATCGCAAGTTAGGCATTACCCCCTCGCCCTCCCCCACCCCCTCTCCTTCTCCGGCCCCCTCTCCTTCTCCCCAACCGGTGCAACGCTATCCGGTTCTCCAACGGGGAGATGGTATCCAGCATCCTGACCTAGCTGATGCGGTCAAAACCCTGCAAGAGTTGCTGGTTAAGGCCCGCATTTTTCCTGCCAATGAGGTGGTTGATGGCAAGTTTGGTCCGAACACGGAAGACGGAGTCCGCCGCTTTCAATCCCTCAATAATCTCCTTGTGGACGGAGTGGTGGGGCGAGAAACCTGGTCAACGTTAGTCAATGGCCCGGTAGAAGTCTTTGAACCGGAACGGCAGGGTGGTTTATCTCAATTTGATGTCCCCCGGATTATTGCCTCAATTCCTTACCCCGATATTCGCGCCTATGCTCGCGATTCAGTCCCTTTGATTTTGCAGTCCTGTTTAGACTATGGGGTCACCGACTTAGGGCAGATTGCCTATGTCTTGGCCACCGCTGAACATGAGTCCCATCTGGGCAAGTGGATGACGGAACTCGCCAGTGGCTGGGCCTATGAATGGCGCTCTGATTTGGGTAACATCTATGCCGGAGATGGCCCTCGCTACAAAGGACGGGGTTTTGTACAGATTACGGGACGAGCGAATTATCGCTATTGGTCTGGCCGCTTGGGGATTGACCTGATTGGCAACCCGGAGTTAGCGGCTAACCAGGATATCGCGGCCGACTTACTGGTATTAGGAATGCGGGATGGCTCCTATACGGGCCATAGTCTCAATGACCATATTCTGGGGTCGCGACAAAATTTTGTCAGTGCCCGCCGTATCGTCAATTGGCTCGATCGCGCTGAACATATTGCCGCCATCGCCCGAGAATTTTTACGCGCATTACGTTAA
- a CDS encoding Gfo/Idh/MocA family protein, whose protein sequence is MNQPEPLRMGVIGVGNMGQHHTRVLNLLKDVELVGVADIQVDRGLDTASKYRVKFFEDYRDLLPHVQAVCVAVPTRLHHAVGMACLQNRVHVLIEKPIAASLSEAESLVNQAAESGCILQVGHIERFNPAFQELSKVLKTEEVLALEAHRLSPYSDRANDVSVVLDLMIHDIDLILELIGDRVLNLSASGSRISGSLHLDYVTANLGFANGAIATLTASKVTHRKRRTIAAHCQTSLTEADFLNNEILIHRQTTANTSTDYGQVLYRQDGLIEKVRTSNIEPLHAELEHFVNCVRGGNQPSVGGEQALRALRLASSIEQMALDGKLWDSPDMEWLSNRAMLH, encoded by the coding sequence ATGAACCAACCGGAACCGCTCCGGATGGGGGTAATCGGGGTCGGGAACATGGGACAACATCATACTCGAGTATTAAATCTCCTCAAGGATGTTGAGTTGGTGGGGGTTGCTGACATTCAGGTAGACCGGGGTTTAGATACGGCGAGTAAGTATCGGGTTAAGTTTTTTGAGGATTATCGCGATCTTCTCCCCCATGTGCAGGCAGTCTGTGTAGCGGTTCCGACACGACTTCATCATGCGGTGGGGATGGCCTGTTTACAGAATCGGGTTCATGTCCTGATTGAGAAACCCATTGCCGCAAGCTTATCGGAGGCGGAATCTCTGGTCAATCAAGCGGCGGAGTCGGGTTGTATTCTCCAAGTGGGCCATATTGAACGCTTTAATCCAGCTTTTCAAGAACTCAGTAAAGTCTTAAAAACGGAAGAGGTGTTGGCGTTAGAGGCTCATCGCCTGAGTCCCTATTCCGATCGCGCCAATGATGTGTCGGTGGTCTTGGATTTGATGATTCATGATATCGATCTGATTTTGGAGTTGATTGGCGATCGCGTCCTCAACCTCTCCGCCAGTGGGAGTCGCATTTCCGGCTCGCTCCACCTGGATTATGTCACCGCTAATTTAGGCTTTGCTAATGGGGCGATCGCCACCCTCACGGCCAGCAAAGTCACCCACCGCAAACGGCGTACCATTGCGGCCCATTGTCAAACCTCCCTCACCGAAGCAGATTTCCTCAACAACGAAATCCTCATTCACCGTCAAACCACCGCCAATACATCCACAGACTACGGCCAGGTGTTGTATCGTCAGGATGGGCTGATCGAAAAAGTCCGCACTAGCAATATTGAACCCCTCCACGCAGAATTAGAGCATTTTGTCAACTGTGTTCGCGGAGGAAACCAACCGTCTGTTGGCGGCGAACAGGCCCTACGCGCCCTGCGTTTAGCCAGTTCCATCGAACAGATGGCCCTCGATGGCAAACTCTGGGATTCCCCAGATATGGAATGGCTCTCGAATCGGGCAATGTTGCATTAA
- a CDS encoding phenylpyruvate tautomerase MIF-related protein: protein MPLIQVKTSAPAPDKAAVEGMLQALSSKLSGHLGKSESYVMTAFEGDVPMTFGGSLDPVCFIEIKSIGSMSPSQTQAMSADFCQEIETRLGVPSKRTYIEFADAKGAMWGWNGSTFG, encoded by the coding sequence ATGCCTTTAATCCAAGTTAAAACCTCCGCCCCCGCTCCTGATAAAGCTGCCGTTGAAGGGATGTTACAGGCCCTGTCCTCGAAGCTGTCCGGCCATTTGGGGAAATCAGAATCCTACGTGATGACCGCCTTTGAGGGGGATGTCCCTATGACCTTTGGCGGAAGCCTCGACCCCGTTTGCTTCATTGAAATCAAAAGTATTGGCTCGATGAGTCCCTCCCAAACCCAAGCTATGAGTGCTGACTTTTGTCAGGAAATTGAGACTCGTCTGGGGGTTCCTAGTAAACGAACCTATATTGAGTTTGCCGATGCTAAAGGAGCGATGTGGGGGTGGAATGGTTCGACCTTTGGTTGA
- a CDS encoding flavin reductase family protein: MLNTDDQKTAKKTLLRKIPHALYICGVKDINSDNLNGFTASWVMQSSFEPPLIVNCVKNDSGSHAMLKSSGVFSLSFLELGQKDLAQKFFKPQSRVGNKFEDVEFYTAETGCPIIKDSLGYVECQVVGSVEKGDHTVFVGEVINAAIHRDGEILNLESTGWNYGG, from the coding sequence ATGCTAAACACCGACGACCAAAAAACCGCCAAAAAAACCCTCTTGCGGAAAATTCCCCATGCCCTTTATATCTGTGGCGTGAAAGACATCAACAGCGATAACCTCAACGGATTTACCGCCAGTTGGGTGATGCAATCCTCCTTTGAACCGCCCTTAATCGTTAACTGTGTCAAAAATGATAGCGGTTCCCATGCAATGCTCAAGTCCAGTGGCGTGTTCAGCCTCAGCTTCCTGGAACTGGGGCAAAAAGACCTGGCCCAGAAGTTCTTTAAGCCTCAAAGCCGGGTGGGTAACAAATTTGAGGATGTAGAATTTTACACCGCCGAAACCGGCTGCCCTATTATCAAGGACTCCCTAGGCTATGTAGAATGTCAGGTAGTCGGCTCCGTCGAGAAAGGAGATCACACCGTCTTTGTCGGCGAAGTCATTAACGCCGCCATCCACCGCGACGGAGAAATCCTCAACCTCGAAAGCACCGGCTGGAACTACGGCGGCTAA
- a CDS encoding DUF1997 domain-containing protein, with protein sequence MRSRFFSSVPVEIPVPDQPVPIQHYLRQPQRLVKALVDPKRVDVLSPDCFRLKMRPLHFLTLTVQPTVDMRVWADAKGTVRLRSVGCEIRGVEYINQRFSLDLVGRLEPYTHNGKTTLYGKADLKVAVDMPPALWLTPKPIIDATGNTLLASVLHTVKQRLTRHIIADYRAWAGETQQDPPISLSPNMSPNIQSS encoded by the coding sequence ATGCGTAGCCGCTTCTTTTCCTCTGTACCCGTCGAGATTCCCGTCCCGGACCAACCGGTCCCCATTCAGCATTACCTGCGGCAACCCCAGCGACTGGTGAAAGCCCTCGTCGATCCGAAACGAGTGGACGTTCTCAGCCCCGATTGTTTCCGCCTAAAGATGCGTCCCCTACATTTCCTGACCCTAACCGTCCAGCCCACCGTTGATATGCGGGTTTGGGCCGATGCCAAAGGAACTGTGCGGCTACGTTCCGTCGGCTGCGAAATTCGCGGCGTCGAGTACATTAACCAACGCTTCTCCCTAGATTTAGTCGGACGGCTAGAACCCTACACCCACAACGGCAAAACCACCCTATACGGGAAAGCCGACCTCAAGGTCGCCGTTGATATGCCCCCCGCCTTATGGCTGACCCCCAAACCCATCATCGATGCCACAGGTAACACCCTATTAGCCAGTGTCCTACACACAGTCAAACAGCGCTTAACCCGCCATATCATCGCCGACTATCGCGCCTGGGCCGGAGAAACCCAACAAGACCCCCCCATCTCCCTCTCCCCCAATATGTCGCCCAACATCCAAAGCAGCTAG
- a CDS encoding YciI family protein, translating to MSKFILWGNYCENALEKRQPYRKAHLDGLAKQKESGVLVTLGPTEDNTQVFGIYEAEDEATVRKLIENDPYWQHGIWTEYEVKAWIQAF from the coding sequence ATGTCTAAATTCATTCTTTGGGGCAACTATTGCGAGAATGCCCTGGAAAAGCGACAACCCTACCGCAAAGCTCACCTCGACGGCTTAGCCAAACAGAAAGAATCGGGAGTTCTCGTCACCCTTGGGCCGACGGAGGATAACACCCAAGTTTTTGGCATCTATGAGGCGGAGGATGAAGCCACTGTTCGCAAGCTGATTGAGAATGACCCCTATTGGCAACATGGAATCTGGACCGAGTATGAGGTGAAGGCTTGGATTCAGGCGTTTTAG
- a CDS encoding alpha/beta fold hydrolase, translating to MAVDEKIITTPSGDWFYREVHPPNSRVAPPVVFLHGLPSLGYSWSALLPDLASEGLQGIAPDWLGFGRSHKPQKRDFAYTPDAFVEALDGFLKVLELDRISLVIQGFLGSVGLQYALRHRDRIDRLAILNAPLSPTAKLPWKLKQMSFPLVGDMMTQDPLLIDRTLEAGSGFVIPDEDLDVYRRPWLKTSDSGRSLLYTLQNLQLKTAMAEIASGFESWTQPTQVIWGMVDPWLAPEPAQSFAQQLENGEFISLPEAAHYPQEHWSEDVGKSLIPFLRRSS from the coding sequence GTGGCCGTTGACGAAAAAATTATTACAACTCCCTCTGGAGACTGGTTTTATCGTGAGGTACATCCCCCCAACTCCAGGGTAGCGCCGCCGGTGGTCTTCCTCCATGGCTTGCCGTCCTTAGGCTACAGTTGGAGTGCTTTATTACCGGATTTAGCCAGCGAGGGCTTACAGGGAATTGCCCCGGATTGGCTAGGATTTGGGCGATCGCACAAACCCCAAAAACGCGACTTTGCCTATACCCCTGATGCCTTTGTTGAGGCCTTAGATGGCTTTCTCAAGGTTCTGGAACTCGATCGCATCTCTCTGGTGATTCAGGGGTTCCTGGGGTCAGTGGGCCTCCAATATGCCCTACGCCATCGCGATCGCATTGACCGTCTAGCCATTCTCAATGCACCTCTGTCTCCCACAGCGAAGCTTCCCTGGAAACTCAAGCAGATGAGTTTTCCCCTCGTCGGCGACATGATGACTCAGGACCCCCTACTGATTGACCGCACCCTGGAAGCCGGAAGTGGCTTTGTCATTCCCGATGAAGATTTAGATGTCTATCGTCGTCCCTGGCTCAAAACCTCCGATTCAGGGCGATCGCTCCTCTATACCTTACAAAATCTTCAGTTGAAGACAGCCATGGCTGAAATTGCCAGCGGCTTCGAGTCTTGGACTCAACCCACACAGGTTATTTGGGGCATGGTTGACCCCTGGCTGGCCCCGGAACCCGCCCAAAGCTTCGCCCAACAACTGGAAAATGGGGAGTTTATCAGTCTCCCAGAAGCCGCTCATTACCCTCAAGAACATTGGTCCGAGGACGTTGGCAAATCCTTAATTCCTTTTCTGCGCCGCTCATCTTAA
- the petA gene encoding cytochrome f encodes MKYSSAWATKQFAPLMTQLRKGILVSLAAMAVFVASDVLFPQTAAAYPFWAQQTAPETPREATGRIVCANCHLAEKPTQVEVPQSVLPDTVFKAVVKVPYDTSMQQVLGDGSKAGLNVGAVLMLPEGFKIAPEDRIPEELKEETEGIFYQTYTPEQENVILVGPLPGDNYQELVFPVLSPDPSQDSSVHFGKYSVHAGGNRGRGQIYPTGSNSNNIAYKAQNAGTIAAIEPMDEGGYAVTLTTDDGSEVVESIPPGPDMLASVGDVVAAGDVLTTDPNVGGFGQKDTEIVLQNPARIQGLLAFFAIVTVSQIMLVLKKKQVEKVQAAEMDF; translated from the coding sequence ATGAAATACTCTAGTGCTTGGGCGACAAAACAGTTCGCCCCTTTGATGACCCAGTTGAGGAAAGGAATCCTGGTGAGTTTGGCGGCCATGGCTGTCTTTGTTGCCAGTGATGTCCTGTTCCCTCAAACGGCCGCGGCTTACCCCTTCTGGGCCCAACAAACGGCTCCGGAAACCCCCCGTGAAGCTACCGGACGTATTGTTTGCGCTAACTGCCACTTAGCAGAAAAACCGACGCAAGTGGAAGTGCCTCAGTCGGTTCTCCCGGATACGGTGTTTAAGGCTGTGGTGAAGGTTCCCTATGATACCTCCATGCAGCAGGTCCTCGGAGATGGTAGTAAAGCGGGCCTGAATGTCGGTGCGGTTTTAATGCTCCCCGAAGGCTTTAAAATTGCTCCCGAAGACCGCATCCCTGAAGAACTGAAGGAAGAAACCGAAGGCATCTTCTACCAAACCTATACTCCTGAGCAAGAGAATGTGATTCTGGTGGGTCCTCTGCCAGGGGATAACTATCAGGAGTTGGTCTTCCCGGTTCTATCTCCTGACCCCAGTCAAGATTCCTCGGTTCACTTTGGCAAGTACTCGGTCCATGCTGGCGGTAACCGAGGTCGCGGACAAATCTATCCCACGGGCAGCAACAGCAATAATATTGCTTATAAAGCTCAGAATGCTGGTACGATCGCCGCCATTGAGCCGATGGATGAAGGGGGCTATGCCGTGACCCTCACCACCGATGATGGGTCAGAGGTGGTTGAGTCAATTCCCCCCGGTCCGGATATGTTGGCCTCGGTCGGTGATGTCGTCGCCGCTGGTGATGTGCTGACCACAGACCCTAACGTGGGTGGTTTTGGCCAGAAGGATACGGAGATTGTTTTACAAAATCCCGCCCGGATTCAAGGCTTATTGGCGTTCTTTGCCATCGTAACGGTGTCTCAAATCATGCTGGTTCTTAAGAAGAAACAGGTTGAGAAGGTTCAGGCCGCCGAAATGGACTTTTAA
- the petC gene encoding cytochrome b6-f complex iron-sulfur subunit, with protein sequence MTQASGSTDVPSMGRRQFMNFLTFGAVTGTALGALYPVVKYFIPPSSGGSGGGIVAKDALGNDVKASSFLAEHNVGDRVLTQGFKGDPTYIVVEGEQAIADYGLNAVCTHLGCVVPWNASAEKFICPCHGSQYNKAGKVVRGPAPLSLALVHVDVAEDDNVVLTQWTEEDFRTQEKPWWV encoded by the coding sequence ATGACTCAGGCTTCCGGCTCAACCGATGTCCCCTCCATGGGACGACGGCAATTCATGAACTTTCTGACGTTTGGTGCAGTTACCGGAACCGCTCTCGGTGCGCTGTACCCCGTCGTTAAATACTTTATCCCCCCTTCTAGTGGTGGCAGTGGTGGCGGTATCGTCGCTAAGGACGCTCTAGGAAATGATGTGAAGGCCAGTAGCTTCCTGGCTGAACATAATGTGGGCGATCGCGTCCTCACGCAAGGCTTCAAGGGAGACCCCACCTATATCGTTGTTGAAGGCGAACAGGCGATCGCCGATTATGGCCTCAACGCGGTTTGCACCCACCTCGGTTGCGTGGTTCCCTGGAATGCAAGTGCAGAGAAGTTTATCTGCCCATGTCACGGGTCCCAGTACAACAAAGCGGGTAAAGTGGTTCGCGGTCCCGCACCTCTGTCTCTGGCCCTCGTCCATGTGGATGTGGCTGAGGATGATAATGTGGTTCTCACCCAGTGGACTGAAGAAGATTTCCGCACTCAGGAAAAACCCTGGTGGGTTTAA
- a CDS encoding DUF3067 family protein: MTGQELQQLLLEKWGCSYDLQLRRTQGKIFLQVMWKYLEQASFPRSPEDYASHLDQIADYLNAWNSADRVRQYINETRERPRLGKAVSIPIDPGQRASEWFVDS; the protein is encoded by the coding sequence GTGACTGGACAAGAGTTACAGCAACTACTGCTTGAGAAGTGGGGCTGTTCCTACGATCTGCAACTACGCCGCACCCAGGGCAAAATTTTCCTGCAAGTGATGTGGAAATATCTAGAGCAGGCCTCATTTCCCCGTTCCCCAGAAGACTATGCCAGCCATCTAGATCAGATTGCTGACTATCTCAACGCCTGGAACAGCGCCGACCGAGTTCGCCAATATATTAACGAAACTCGCGAACGTCCCCGACTCGGCAAAGCCGTAAGTATCCCCATCGATCCGGGTCAACGCGCTTCCGAGTGGTTTGTGGACTCCTAA